One window of Herpetosiphonaceae bacterium genomic DNA carries:
- a CDS encoding glycosyltransferase 87 family protein, protein MALVLDIAGAKHVYTLPSVAAAALAALAIVWLVPASTRGAVLAPHSVPQHWLALLPIAGFVPAVLDVAAFVPQDGGWTPERFVLLIGGVIALLALNRTSAGWIAVAALVLGVIVRLIHMEHLDIRPENGDMLPLVLGAIDNLLAGRSPYRLYHMPWDVPLTYFPITWLSYLPAYLLGIDLRWTNIAAEIGIAGALLCLSARRGGWHAAWRHEPTLFLWAWLFVQPSVIHWDTGNTAPITWLLLAVTLALVLAQRERAAALALGVTAAGTPLVTVFGVFIALYWLRRYGWQQTLRLLALSAVVAGALILPFLLWSPQDFVMGTYDWFNAIEGWPRQKWNETDPHIWSVITGFSGEFWSRGTEGWLKPIQAVIVGVIAVVYWRRGAQASALNGHATAAYLGFMLFNPVLWPYLYNPALIVSLVGIAAATALYGTSELRVPARRQRSQPTFL, encoded by the coding sequence ATGGCGCTGGTGCTGGATATAGCGGGCGCAAAGCACGTCTACACGCTGCCGTCGGTAGCAGCGGCAGCGCTGGCAGCGCTCGCGATCGTCTGGCTTGTCCCCGCGTCCACACGCGGCGCTGTGCTCGCACCACATAGCGTGCCACAACACTGGCTCGCGCTCCTGCCGATCGCGGGCTTTGTCCCCGCAGTGCTGGATGTCGCAGCGTTCGTGCCGCAGGATGGAGGCTGGACGCCAGAGCGATTTGTGCTGCTGATCGGCGGTGTGATCGCGCTGCTGGCCTTGAACCGTACCAGCGCTGGGTGGATTGCCGTCGCCGCGCTCGTGCTCGGCGTCATCGTCCGGCTGATTCATATGGAGCACCTTGACATCAGGCCGGAGAACGGCGATATGCTGCCGCTGGTTCTGGGCGCGATCGACAATCTGCTTGCCGGACGCAGCCCCTACCGGCTGTATCATATGCCCTGGGACGTGCCGCTGACCTATTTTCCTATCACCTGGCTATCATATCTACCGGCGTATCTGCTGGGGATTGATCTACGTTGGACAAATATAGCCGCCGAGATAGGCATCGCCGGGGCGCTGCTGTGCCTGAGCGCGCGGCGGGGCGGCTGGCACGCGGCCTGGCGACACGAGCCGACGCTCTTTTTGTGGGCCTGGCTCTTTGTGCAGCCAAGCGTGATCCACTGGGATACCGGCAATACCGCGCCGATCACCTGGCTGCTGCTAGCCGTCACGTTGGCGCTGGTGCTGGCCCAACGCGAGCGGGCGGCTGCTCTCGCGCTGGGCGTTACGGCGGCGGGAACGCCGCTGGTGACGGTCTTCGGAGTGTTCATCGCGCTCTACTGGCTCCGGCGCTACGGTTGGCAGCAGACGCTACGCTTGCTGGCGCTCAGCGCGGTCGTCGCGGGCGCGCTGATCCTGCCGTTCCTGCTGTGGTCGCCCCAGGATTTTGTGATGGGCACCTACGACTGGTTCAACGCGATCGAGGGCTGGCCGCGCCAGAAGTGGAACGAAACCGATCCGCACATCTGGTCGGTGATCACCGGCTTCAGCGGCGAGTTCTGGTCGCGCGGCACCGAAGGCTGGCTCAAGCCGATCCAGGCGGTGATCGTCGGCGTGATTGCGGTAGTCTACTGGCGACGCGGCGCGCAGGCCAGCGCGCTCAACGGACATGCGACGGCGGCCTATCTAGGCTTTATGCTGTTCAATCCGGTGTTGTGGCCGTACCTGTATAATCCGGCTCTGATCGTTAGTCTCGTCGGCATCGCAGCCGCGACCGCGCTCTACGGCACGAGCGAGCTGCGAGTACCGGCGAGGAGACAGCGCTCGCAGCCAACATTCTTGTAA
- a CDS encoding glycosyl hydrolase: MRIRALLPLLIVAVLISGILPWSQPALASEATADVVSQAFNKTEPFGIVATLGNRVRDDEQDAAVALMREAGVQWAREEISWDKLQRTKGGPFVWGGDGSGFYNYDRSIERMSNAGINVLGLLAYNPAWFKSKNPTVDEWINDWGTYVYQTVARYGRDRKQIRYWEIWNEPNIRVSGYESGLYTIKDYVRVLDVAKAAAKAADPNAVIVLGGITSIWSDIPTPEDYDIPTYLRLLHDAGGWNSFDVLAIHPYSPGAPEAASWRRDQHQDFEGELRQVDALLQEFGNKPVWITEVGWSTYRGYYGVSETEQAAFMIRMYLVAMAHPSVERIFWYDLRNDTQPGA, translated from the coding sequence ATGCGCATTCGAGCCCTGTTACCTCTGCTTATCGTGGCAGTCTTGATCTCCGGCATCCTGCCATGGAGTCAGCCCGCACTGGCAAGCGAGGCAACCGCAGATGTCGTCTCGCAGGCGTTCAACAAAACGGAGCCGTTCGGCATCGTCGCCACGCTCGGCAACCGCGTTCGCGACGACGAGCAAGACGCGGCGGTTGCTCTGATGCGTGAGGCTGGCGTGCAGTGGGCGCGTGAGGAGATCAGTTGGGACAAGCTCCAGCGGACGAAGGGCGGCCCCTTTGTGTGGGGCGGCGACGGCAGCGGGTTTTACAACTACGACCGCTCGATCGAGCGGATGAGCAATGCCGGGATCAATGTGCTGGGCCTGCTGGCCTACAATCCGGCCTGGTTCAAGAGCAAAAACCCGACGGTCGATGAGTGGATCAACGACTGGGGTACGTACGTCTACCAGACCGTGGCGCGCTATGGCCGCGACCGCAAGCAGATTCGGTATTGGGAGATCTGGAACGAGCCGAACATTCGCGTCTCCGGCTATGAGAGCGGCCTGTACACAATCAAAGATTATGTGCGGGTGCTCGACGTTGCCAAAGCCGCCGCGAAGGCCGCCGATCCCAACGCGGTGATCGTGCTCGGCGGCATTACTAGCATCTGGAGCGATATTCCGACGCCCGAAGATTACGATATTCCCACCTATCTCCGCCTGCTGCACGACGCCGGTGGCTGGAACAGCTTCGACGTGCTGGCGATCCATCCGTACAGTCCCGGCGCGCCTGAGGCGGCTTCCTGGCGGCGCGATCAGCATCAGGACTTCGAGGGCGAGCTGCGGCAGGTCGATGCGCTGCTGCAAGAGTTCGGCAACAAGCCCGTCTGGATTACCGAGGTCGGCTGGTCGACCTATCGCGGCTACTACGGCGTCTCCGAGACAGAGCAGGCAGCGTTCATGATCCGCATGTATCTCGTCGCGATGGCGCATCCTTCGGTCGAGCGCATCTTCTGGTACGACCTGCGCAACGATACGCAGCCGGGAGCC
- a CDS encoding MFS transporter: MQRTTPAAPIQRGQSGGQPQARRSQTFRALQHRNFRLFWYGQLISLIGTWMQQVAQQWLVYRITDSASKLSIVAAASTLPVLFLSLWAGVLVDRFPKRKVIMATQTSAMILAFILAGLVFSGLVQFWHVVVLATLLGIVNAVDMPARQSFVPEMVSKEDLGNAIALNSSIFNAARVIGPAVAGLLVAAVGEATAFTINAVSYLAVIASLLLMSVPPFAANTTLRTPFVDLLDGLRYVRRDPLKRVLLGALTVHSIFGTLHITLMPVFARDVFIVRGIPVLQDAEARLGLLSASFGLGALIAAIALASVGERTRPGGRITTGLFVYPIAFLLFSFAPSFWLALPLLMLGGWAMITLLATTNTVMQTTTPDTLRGRVMSLYTLTLVGLMPFGHLLAGFLAERLGSAPLAVRAGQVVVLLTAIAVFVFAPRVRGIE, from the coding sequence ATGCAGCGAACAACGCCTGCGGCGCCTATACAACGTGGACAATCGGGTGGTCAGCCTCAGGCGCGGCGCTCCCAAACATTCCGTGCGCTACAGCATCGCAATTTTCGATTGTTTTGGTACGGCCAGCTTATCTCGCTGATCGGGACGTGGATGCAGCAGGTTGCCCAGCAATGGCTGGTCTATCGCATCACCGACTCGGCCTCGAAGCTGAGTATTGTCGCGGCGGCATCGACGCTGCCGGTGCTCTTTTTATCGCTCTGGGCGGGCGTGCTCGTCGATCGCTTTCCCAAGCGGAAAGTGATCATGGCGACCCAAACCTCGGCGATGATTCTGGCGTTCATCCTGGCGGGGCTGGTCTTTTCGGGCCTGGTGCAGTTCTGGCACGTGGTGGTTCTGGCGACGCTCCTGGGGATCGTCAACGCGGTCGATATGCCCGCGCGTCAATCGTTCGTGCCCGAAATGGTCAGCAAAGAAGATCTGGGCAACGCCATCGCGCTCAACTCGTCGATCTTCAACGCCGCGCGGGTGATCGGCCCGGCGGTGGCGGGGCTGCTCGTAGCGGCGGTGGGCGAGGCCACAGCGTTTACGATCAACGCCGTGTCATATCTGGCGGTGATCGCGAGCCTGCTGCTGATGAGCGTGCCGCCGTTTGCGGCGAATACCACGCTGCGCACGCCCTTCGTCGATCTGCTGGATGGCCTGCGCTATGTGCGGCGCGACCCGCTGAAGCGCGTGCTGCTCGGCGCGCTGACGGTGCATAGTATCTTCGGCACGCTGCATATCACGCTGATGCCGGTCTTCGCGCGCGATGTGTTTATCGTGCGGGGGATTCCGGTGCTGCAAGATGCCGAGGCGCGGCTGGGCCTGCTCTCGGCGAGCTTCGGCCTGGGCGCGCTGATCGCCGCGATTGCGCTGGCCTCGGTTGGGGAGCGCACACGACCGGGCGGGCGGATCACGACGGGGCTGTTTGTCTACCCGATCGCGTTTCTGCTCTTCTCGTTCGCGCCCTCGTTCTGGCTGGCGCTGCCGCTGCTGATGCTGGGCGGCTGGGCGATGATCACGCTGCTGGCGACGACCAATACCGTTATGCAGACCACGACGCCCGATACGCTGCGTGGCCGCGTGATGAGCCTGTATACGCTGACGCTGGTCGGATTGATGCCCTTCGGCCATCTGCTGGCCGGGTTTCTGGCCGAGCGCCTGGGCAGCGCGCCGCTGGCCGTTCGAGCGGGCCAGGTGGTGGTGCTGCTGACGGCGATTGCGGTGTTCGTGTTCGCGCCACGGGTGCGAGGGATAGAGTAG